Genomic segment of Serinicoccus hydrothermalis:
CCGGCCAGCGCCGGGCGGCCGCCTCGACGGCGTCGGCGAGCGCGTCCTCGACGAGGTCGAGCCGGCGGAAGCGCGCGAGGAGCAGGGCCACGAGACGGCCCCACTCCTCGCGCACCACGCGGTTCAGCTCGTCGGGCATACCGGTCAGTAGGGGTCGACCACCGGGCTGACCTGCATGTCGTAGGCCGGCAGCACGGTGAGCAGCTCCAGCACGACGTCCAGGTCGGGCGCCTCGAGCAGGTAGAAGCCGCCGAGCTGCTCGACCGCCTCGGCGTAGGGCCCGTCGGTGACGACGCGCTCGCCGCCGCGGGTGCGGACCGTGGTCGCCGTGTCGCCGGCACCCAGCGCCTCGCCGCCCAGGATCTCGACCCCGTCGCGGGCCTCGCAGGCGCGGCCGAACTCCTCGAACTGCTCGATCATCACCCCCTGCTCCTCCTGCGACATGCCGGACCAGGACGGGAGCTCGCCGTCGGCCATGAGCAGCACCAGGTACTTCATGAGGTCACCGCGTCCGCGCTGGGACGGTCCTCGGGGACGACGTTGGGACGGACCTCGATGCCGTCGCCGGTGCGGGCGATGATCTGGAAGCACTCGATCATGCCGTCCAGGTCCTCGGTCTCGATCTGGTAGTAGCCGCCCACCTGCTCGACCGCCTCGGCATACGGACCGTCGGTGACGGCGCCACCCCCGGCCGGGATCGACCTGGCCTGCGCGGTCTGGGTGAGCTCCGCGCCGCCGACGACGGTGTGCCCACCGGCAGCCAGGGCCTCACCGAGCTTGTGGTACTGCGCATACCCGTCCGTGCGCTCGGCCAGGCTCATCGAGGTCCACCACCGATCGGCAGCCCCGATGATGAGAACTGTGTACTGAGCCATGCGTCTCGTCTCCTTCGATCTCGGGCCGCCGGGCGCGACCTCACCAGCATGTCGGACGGGAGGGGCGCGTCTCGACAGCTGCCTCGAAGTTTTTTCGGGACCTCCGCCGGGATGCCTTACATTGCCTGGCGTGAGTGCCCAGGCCCCGTCGTCCGTCATCCTCATCCGCGCCGAGAAGTTCGTGCCCAACCCGGCCACCGCCGCGGACAACGCCTTCCAGCACGACGTGCCCGTCGGGCAGTCGACGGAGGCCACCTCGGCGGCGGCGCTGGCCGAGATGGACGCGGTCGCGCAGGCGCTGCGCGACGCCGGCGTGCGGGTGCACGTCTTCGGCGACTCCGACCACACCCGCCCGGACAGCGTCTTCCCCAACAACTGGCTCTCGACGCACCCCGGCGGCTACGTCGCGGTCTACCCGATGTATGCCTCGAACCGCCGGCACGAGCGGCGCGGCGACATCCTGGAGATGCTCAAGGCGGACTACCGGCTGCAGACGATCGTCGACTACTCCGGGCTCGAACCGGACGGGATCTTCCTGGAGGGCACCGGCGCGATGGTGCTCGACCACGTCTCGCGGGTGGCCTACACCGCGGTCAGCCACCGCGCCGACACGCACGTGCTGGAGCGCTTCTGCAGCGACTTCAACTACGAGCCGATGCCCTTCGACGCGGTCGACGCCGGCGGGGTGCCGGTCTACCACACCAACGTCATCGCCTGCATCGGCACCGAGGTCGCGCTCGTCGCGCTGGACCTCATCGCCGACGAGCAGCGGCGGCGCGAGGTGCGCGAGCGGCTGGAGGTCACCGGGCGCGAGATCGTCGAGCTCAGCGAGGAGCAGGTCCGCGAGTTCGCCGGCAACGCCGTCGAGCTGTGCGGGCGCACGCCGGAGGGGCGCAAGCGCTACATCATGGCGATGTCGGGACGGGCCCGCCGCAGCCTCACCGGGGAGCAGCTGACCGTCATCGAGCGCTCCTGCGAGATCGTCTCGGTCGACATCCCCACCATCGAGCTGGCCGGCGGGTCGGTGCGCTGCATGATCGCCGGCGTCCATCTCGACCCGCGGCCCACCGGGGCTCCGACCCCGACCGCCACGGCCGAGGCGATCGACGAGCACCCGGTCAGCGCCGACGGCCAGGTGGAGGACGCGCGTCGGTCCGGGAGGCGGTCGTCAGGTCCAGCATGACCTTGCTGGAGCCGGTGCCCCGGTCGGCGGCGAGGGCGAAGGCCTCGACGGCGTCGGCGAGGGGGAAGCGGTGCGTCATGAGCGGGCCGACGTCGACCCCGGACGCCATGAGCTGCAGCGCGTCGCTGATCTCGTCGACGAAGCGGTAGGAGCCGCGGTAGTCGATCTCCCGCGTCACGATGTTGCCGAGGGCTGCGCTCATGTCCCCGAGCGGGAGGTTGCCCACCTGCACGAGAACCCCGCCGCGGCGCACCGCCGCGATGACCCCTCCGAGCGCGGCCGGCGCCCCCGAGGCCTCGATGGCGATCTCGACGTCGGTGGGCAGCGCCTCCCCGTCGGCGAGGCGGACCACGGTGTCGGCTCCCATGCGAGCCGCGATCTCGAGCGCCGCGTCGGACAGGTCGGCGGCATACACGTGCGCCGCCCCGGCGGCCTTCGCCGCGGCCACCGCGAGCGCCCCGATCGGACCGGCCCCGTTGACGAGCACCGACCGCACGGCGACGTCCCCGGCGCGCCGCACCGCGTGGAGGGCGACGCCGAAGGGCTCCGCGAGCGCACCCTCCCGGGTGCTCACCGACCCGGGCAACGGACGCAGCTGGTCCGGGCGGACGGCCCGGCGGGCGCTGAAGCCGCCCTGCTCGTGCGGCCGGAACGCGGCGGACCCGAGGTAGCGCACCTGCGGCCAGAGGTTGGTCCGCGGCAGCAGTTCCTCGGCGACGTCGTGGTCCCCGACCAGCGTTGCCGGGTGCAGCGTGACCGCTGTGCCGACCTCGACCCCCCTGACGTCGGACCCGACCTGGGCCACCCTGCCCGCCACCTCGTGGCCCAGGACGAGTGGCTCCGCGAGCACCGCGGTTCCTGAGGCGCCGGAGCGGACGTACGCGACGTCGGAGCCGCAGATCCCGCCCCACTCCATGGCGACGACGACCTCGCCCGGCCCGCACGTCGGCTCGGGGACCTCCTCCACGCGCAGGTCGCCCGGTCCGTGGACGACGACAGCCAGCATCAGCGGTCCCTCCCGAGCGTCAGAACTGGTCGACCAAGGAGATGACCCCGACCCCGAAGATGGCGATCGCGGAGATCACGAGCAGCACCATGAAGGCGCTGCCGTCCTTTACCCGGGTATCGGTCTGGGTGAACGACAGGAAGAGGGTCGCGACGGCGACCCCCATGAGGAAGACGGCGTTGAGGATGCCGGCCACGATCACCAGCGCCAGCGGGGACTGGACGGCCACCGCCAGGGTGCCCCAGGTGATCGGCAGGATGATCATGATGGCGCGCATCCACCGGTCCCGGACCACCCTGTCGGTCCACTCGAACGCACCGAAGACGGATAGCGTGTTGGCCACCTGCCGGCCCAGGCTGGGGACGTTGGCGATGATCGTCTTGAAGAGCGCGACCCCGGCGCCGAAGAGGAAGAGGACCGAGCCCCACTCCCCCACGGCCGTCGAGAAGATGCCGGAGATGACCTCCATGACGTCGTTGCCGGCGGGGTCGAGGCCCTGGGGGTTCAGCACCGCGGCCCCGAGCATGTAGAACGCCGCGGTCGAGATGGTGTAGATCGCCCAGGCGACCCAGGCGTCGATCTTCATGACGCGGATCCAGCCCCGCGCCCGCTGCACCCAGGCGTCGGACCCGTCGTTGGGCCCGGCCCACGCGGCATACCCCTTCTCGACGACCCAGTAGGTGTAGGCGGTGATCTCGCCGGCGCCCACGCCGGTCATGCCGAACATCGCCAGCGCCACCCCCATGCCGCCGGCCGCGACCTGGAAGCGCAGCCCGTCGCCGATGTCGCCGGCGCTCCAGGCGAACTCGGTGAACTGGACCATGAAGACCATGAAGATCGCGAAGGCGGTGATGAACATCACCAGCACGGTCGAGATGTTCTCGACGATCGTGTAGCGGTTGGCGATGTGGATGAGGATCGCGACCACGACGAGGATGAGCACCCACACGCCGATGGACAGCGCGGCGAAGGGGTCGCCCCCGATGGGCAGCAGCATCGAGAACGCCAGGGCGGCACCGCCGATGACCCCCGCCTGCCCGATGAGGAACTGCAGGAACATGAGCAGCACCAGCCACGCGACCCAGCCGCGCCCGGCGATCTTGGGCGGCACGTCGGCATACCCGGAGATGGCGGGACGGCCGGTCGAGATGGACCAGCGCGCGAGCTCGACCTGCACCCAGACCTTGACGAAGGTCGAGACGAAGACCAGCCAGAAGAGCATGAAGCCGACCTCGGCGCCCAGGGTGGTCGCCGTGAGCAGCTCCCCGGAGCCGACGACCGCGGCGCTGGTGATCATGCCCGGGCCGAGGAAGCGCAGGCCCGCCCGGAAGCCGGTCGGCGGCTCCCTGATGTCGCGCTCGTCCAGGACGTAGGGGTCCCGGGTGGCGTCGAAGGTCGTCCTCGTCTCGTGCCTGACCGGTTCGACCGTCATCGCTGGCTCCCTCGCTCACCGTGCGCTCCTCCCGCACAGTACACACGCAGAGCCCCCTCAGGGCGGGTCAACAGGAGGCAGCAGCGGCGCCCTCGCCCGTGCTCACCGCCCTGGGTGTCACCCCGTCCCGGCGCCGACGTCCCCGAGGCGCGCTCGCATCAGGCTTGTCAGCAGGTCGACCGGCAGGTCGATGTCGTACGGGAGCTTGACGAAACCGGCACCGGAGTCGAAGCGGGCCTCGGTCACGCGGTCCCTCTGGGTGGCGAAGAACTCGGTGGAGAAGCGCAGCGAGCAGTGGCGCTTGAAGTTCTGCAGCATCCACAGGTGCGTGCCGTCGTCGGCGAGGTAGGTGGGCAGGTTGTACTTCAGCTCCTCCCTCGCCTCCGGCGCGACCTCGCGGCTGAGCGTGCGCAGCTGCTCCAGGTGCGGACGCTGGTGCTCCTCGAGGCGGTCGAAGTAGTCGTCGACGCTGGAGCGCCTCGGCATCGGCATGGGTGGTCACCTTCCGTCGTCGTCGCGGTCGTCGTCGTCGCGCTCCGGGGGCGCCGGGAGGTCGCGGCGCAGCGGCCCGGCGCCCTCGAGGTCCTCCAGCGTCATCCGGGCGAGGTCGAGCTGCTCGGTGTCCTCGCGCGCAACCCGCAGCTCCTCCAGCGCCACCTCGATGCGGCTCTGCCGGGCCGCCCGGGCCTGGGCGAGGGTGCGGACCGCCGAGGTGCCTGCGGCGACGAAGCTGCGCGCGTCGTCCTCCTGCGCGATCGGGAGGCGCGCGGTCTCGGCCCAGCCCGGGTCGCTGACCCGGACCCGCACGACCCGGTCGTCCTCCGGGGTGATCCGCAGCCCCTCCTCCGCCGGGACGGTGCCCCACCGGGGCTCCCCCACGACCTCCATCGCGAAGGTGGTGTCCGGCGTGAGCCAGCGCCGCTGCCCGGAGGCGAGCACCGACATACGGCAGAGCTCGAGGTCGCCGAGGGTGCACACGCTCCGGTCGAGGCCGGCGTCGGTCAGCCGGTCCTGCGCCGCCTCGACCGCGCGGGCGTGGGCGGCCTGCGCGTGCTGCAGCTGCTCGCGGGCCGCCGCCACCGCCTCGTCGTGCCGAGTGGTGGTGGTCGGGGGAGGGCCGTGGGCGACCGTCTGCGGCTGGCCGCGTCGACCGGTGCCCAGGAGCCAGATCGCGAGCACCAGCGCGATGACGAGCAGCGGCAGGAGACGCAGGAACACCAGAGCCCACCTCCGCTCGCGCTCGCACCCACAGGTGCCCTGCGAGAGACTGTATCCATGACCGCCGCCGGAGCCACCCGAGCCGTCGCCCTCGTCCTCTACGACGCCGACTGCGGCTTCTGCACCCGCGCCGCCGGGTGGATCCCGCGGCTCGGGGCGCAGGTCGAGGTGTCCTCGTTGCAGTCGCACGACCTGGAGTCCCTCGGGGTCGACGAGGACCGTGCCGGCCTGGAGATGCCGGTGGTGCTCGAGGACGGCACGATCGCCTACGGCCACCACGCGTGGGCGCAGGTCCTGCTGCGCTCGCCGCAGCCGTGGCGCCTGCTCGGGGCCGCGCTCGACTCGCGCGTCATGGAGGTCCCGGGGGCAGCGGTATACCGGCTGGTCGCCGCGAACCGTGGCCGCCTGCCCGGTGGCACCGCGGCCTGCGCCCTGCCCCCGTCGTCGGGTGCGTGAGGCACGGCGCTGGATCCACGCCAGCGGGCCGCTGCCGGTCGACGAGGCGTGGGAGCGGTATGCCGACCCCGACCAGTGGTCGTCCTGGGCGCCGCACCTGCGGGGTGTCGAGATCGAGGCGAGCGGTGAGGACAGGCGGCTGCACCCCGGGCTGACCGGTGTGGTGCTCGGACCTGTGGGGGTGCGGGCTCACTTCGTGGTGAAGGCCGTGGACGAGGCGGCCCGGCGCTGGTCCTGGGAGGTGCGTGCGCTGGGCGTCACCCTGCAGCTGCTCCACACCCTCGACGCGTCCAAGGAAGCCACCCACGCCGGGCTGGTGCTGCAGGGGCCGTTGCCGGTCGTCCTGCTCTACCGCCCGGTCGCGCGGTGGGCGCTGCGCAGGCTGGTTGCGGTCTCGGCCCGCCCACGCCGCGGATAGTCTGACGAGACGAACCACCGACCGAGGGGAGCACCATGGCACGCCACGACGTCGTCGTCGTCGGAGCCGGCAACGCCGGCGTCTCCCTGGCGGCGCGGCTGCTGCGGGTCGGCGCGAAAGACGTGGCCATCGTGTCGCCGGACCGGCCGCACCTGTTCCGCCCGCTGCTCAACTACGTCGCCGGTGGGCAGGCCACGATGCCCGACCTGACGCGCAGCACCGCCTCGGTCATCCCGACGGGTTGCACCTGGGTCCGCGACAGCGCGGTGGCCGTGCACACCGACGAGCGCGAGGTCGAGCTGTCCGACGGGGCTCGGGTGGGCTATGGCGACCTGGTGCTGGCTCCAGGCCTGGAGGAGGACCTCGACGCCGTCCCCGGGCTGGCAGAGGCGATGACGACGGGCTGGTCGCTGACCGCCCACCTGGAGTCTCAGGCGCCGGCCGTGTGGGACGCCGTCAGGGGTATGTCGCGCGGCCGGGTCGTCTTCACCATCCCGCCCGAGCCCTCCCCCTGCGGCGGCACGGCACTCAAGCCGCTCTTCCTGGCGTGCGACGAGTGGCGTCGGCGCGGCGTCCTGAGCGACCTCGACGTGCACCTCGTGACGCCCTTCACCGGGATCCTGGGCCTGCCGTTCGTGGACGGCCGGCTGGACACCCAGCTCGGCGAGCTCGGGGTCAGCGTGCACCACGAGAGCACGGTGACAGCGGTCGACCACCGGCAGCGGACCGTGACGGTGGACGGGCCGGCCCCCACGGTGCTCGACGGGGTCGACCACGCCTTCGTGGTCCCGCCCTACCGGGGCCAGGGGTGGCTCGCGCCGCTCGCCCGAGAGGGCGCGGCCGGGCAGGTCGACGTCGACCCGGAGACGATGGCCCACCGCTCGGCACCGCGCGTCTGGAGCCTGGGCGACGCCGCCGCGCTCGACACCCGGCCGTCCGGGGGCGCACTGCGGCGGCAGGTCGAGGTGCTGGCCGACAACATCGCCAGCAGCCGGTTGGGGCGGCCGCTGCGTCGCTACGACGGCTACACCATCGTCCCCGTCACGCTCGACCGGCGCCGGCTGCTGCTCGCCGAGTTCGACCGGACGGGCGCGCAGGCGCCGACGACGCGGCTGGTCGACCTGAGCGTCCCGCGCCGCGCGCTGTGGCTCTTCGACCGCTACGTCGAGCCCCTCCTCTACTTCCGCGCGCTCCTCCGGGGGCGGCTCCTCCCCTGAGGCCTCGCTGCCGGGCCGGGGCCCGCGGCGGCACCCTCCGCCTCGAGGTGCGCTCCCGTGTGCACGGGCGCACGATGGATCGATGGAGCAGATCCAGTCCCAGCCCGTCCCCGCCGTCGTCCGCTGGACCAGGCGCCTGGAGCAGACCGAGGCGCTGGACGGCGCGGTGAGCGCCGTCGAGCCGACCATCACCTCCCTCTTCGGGTCCGGCACCACCGGCTGGGTGCTGCGCGGCGAGTGGCTCGGGCACGCCCTGCACCCGCTCCTCACCGACATCACCATGGGGTCGTGGACCTCGGCGACCGTCCTGGACGTCGTCGGCGGGCCCGGCTCCGCGCCGGCGGCACAGCGGCTGGTGGGCCTCGGGCTCCTCACCGCCGGACCGACGGCGTGGTCCGGCTGGGCCGAGTGGTCGGAGACCGGCACCCGCGACAAGCGGGTCGGCCTGGTCCACGCGGCCGGCAACGCCCTCGCCGCCAGCGCGTATGCCGCGTCCTGGCTCGCGCGCCGCGGTGGCCACCACCGGCTCGGTGCGCTGCTCGCGGTGGGAGGTGCCGGGGCGTCGGGAGCGGCGGCATACCTCGGCGGTCACCTTGCCGTGGCCCGGGACGTCGGCAGCCGGCATCCGGCCTTCGACGACCCGGCCGAGATCGTCGCCTGACCCGGGCGACCGGGTCAGCCCTGCGGCGTCCGCTCCCCCTCGAGCGAGCCGATGACCTGGTCGAGCAGCAGCCGCAGGTCCCGGCCCTGCGCCTCGCTCATCCCCATGCCGCCGGCCAGCCGTTCCGGCACGTCGGCCACGTCGTCGCGCAGCCGCCACCCGCTGTCGGTCACCCAGACCAGGACGCGCCGCTCGTCGCGCTCGTCACGCACCCGCCGGACGAGGCCCGCGGTCTCCATCCGCTTGAGCAGCGGGGTGAGCGTGCCGGAGTCCAGGTGCAGCCGTGCGCCGAGGTCGCGCACGCTGAGTGGCTCGCCCGCGTCCCACAGGGCCAGCAGGGTGAGGTACTGCGGGTAGGTCAGACCGACCTCGGCGAGCAGTTCGGCATACCGGCGTGTGACGGCGCGGGAGGCGGCGTAGAGCGGCAGGCAGAGCTGCTGGTCGAGCGCGAGCTGGGGGTAGCCGTCCATGCGCCCAGTCTACCGTTTGCGCCATTCGATTGCGCGCAATAGAGTTGCGCGCATGGACACTCTCTACACCGCCACCGCCCTCGCCACCGGAGACGGCCGCAACGGCCGCATCGAGTCCAGCGACGGCATCCTCGCCGCCGACGTCCGCGCCCCCAAGGAGATGGGCGGCTCGGGCGGCGCGACCAACCCCGAGCAGCTCTTCGCCGCCGGGTATGCCGCGTGCTTCCACTCCGCGCTGCGCGGGGTCGCGAAGCGCTCCGGCGCGGACACCACGGACTCCGAGGTGGTCGCCGACGTCTCCATCGGCCCGAACGGCGAGGGCGGCTTCGGCCTGGCCGTCGGCCTGGAGGTGACGCTGCCCCACGTCGGGCGCGCCGACGCCGAGAAGCTCGTCGAGCAGGCACACCAGGTCTGCCCCTACTCCAACGCCACGCGCGGCAACATCGAGGTCACGCTCTCCGTCGCGTGACGCCCGTCGGCCGGGCGCCCGGGTATACCACCGGGCGCCGCGGGCCGACTCAGACCTCGGCGGCCAGCAGCTCGCTGAGGTGCTTGTCTACCTCGCCGAGGTAGGACTCCTCGAAGCCGAAGAGCCCGAAGTGGCCGGCGATCGAGTGCAGGGTGCGCAGCTCGCTGCCGGGGACGAGCTCCTGCTCGCGCGCGCAGTCGCGCGGCGGGAAGAACATGTCCTCGTCGATGGGCATGACGAAGGTCTTCGCGGTGATGCGGCCGAGCGCGGCCGTGAGGTCACCGCCGGTATGCCGCGCGACGTCGCCGCGCTGCCACTTCCACGCCATGCTCAGCAGCGCATTGGGGTCCATGGCCCCGAAGGTCGGCCGCAGGAAGCGGTCGCGGAACTCCTCGAAGGTGTCCCAGGTGACGTCCGGCAGCTCGATGTTGCGCCAGAACTCGGAGCGCCAGAACTCCGTGGACAGACCCACCACCGCCCAGATGTCGGCGTGCCGGCGCAGCCCGTCAGCGACGTCGGCCGGTGAGGCGTAGTCGCCGCCGTTCCAGCCCGGGTCGGAGGTGATCGCGTCCATGAGCGTCTGGGTGAAGAGGAAGTCGTGCGGGGTGTTCTGCGCGGTGCCGGCGATCATCGCCGCCCGCTGCACCTTGTCCGGGAAGCGGACCGCCCACTCCCACGTCTGCTGGGCACCCATCGACCCTCCCACGACGAGGGCGAGCCGCTCGATGCCGAAGACCTCGCGCAGCAGCTGCTCCTGGGCACGGACGTCGTCGCCGATGCGCACCTGCGGGAAGCCGGCCATGGCGATCTCGCCGTCGGCGGTGTGCGGGGAGGTCGAGAGCCCGTTGCCGATCTGGTTGACGACGACGATGAAGTACGTCGACGGGTCCAGCGCGCGGCCCTCGCCGATGTAGGCCAGCTCCCAGGTCTGGTGGGTGCCGGAGAACCAGGTCGGGATGAGGATCGCGTTGTCCCTGGCCTCGTTGAGCTCGCCGAAGGTGGCGACCGCGAGCTGCAGGTCCGGGATGACACCTCCCTCCTCGAGCTCGAAGGAGCCGAGTGAGTGCAGGTCGTATGCGCCCTGCACCTCGGGCGTGTAGAAGGGGTTGTCGATCGGCATGGCGGACTCCTCGTCGAGTGCGGTCACGGTGGTCGCGAGCCTACAGGTGCCCGTGAAGTGCTGCCGTCCGACCCAACCCAATGATATCGTCGATGATATCTCTACGACAGGAGGGCACCATGGCATCGATCGTCATCCGGGGCCTCGACCAGTCCGTGAAGGAGCGGCTGGCCGCTCAGGCGAGGGAGCACGGCCGGTCGATGGAGGCCGAAGCCCGTCACATCCTCACGAGAGGCACACAACACCCCAACGTCGGGCTCGCACTGTTCTGGGCCGCGCAGGAAGTCGGCGGCATCGAGAATCTCCCCGTCCCCGAGCGCACCGATCGTGCCCGAGCGGCAGATCTCGGGTGATCGTCCTCGACACCAACGTCCTGTCCGAGGTGCTCCGGCCGCAGCCTGACGGGCGTGTCCTGGCGTGGTTGCAGACGATCACGGGTCAGGTCGCCATCACGTCGATCACTCTTGCTGAGCTGCTCGCTGGCGTGCGCGGGCTGCCGGATGGCCGGCGCAAGACGGTGCTGGGCAGCCAGCTCGAGCAAGCGCTCCGGCCCTACCGCGGGACCAGTGCCGTCCTGGCCTTCGATGATGTAGCCGCAGATCACTACACAGACGTGCTCGCGGCACGAGAAGAGGCGGGGTTGCCGATCAGCACCGCCGACGCGCAGATCGCGGCAATCTGCCGAGCGCACGCCGCGACCTGCGCGACGCGCAACACCAGGGACTTCGAGCTGACCGGCATCCAGCTCGTCGATCCTTGGGTGGCCTGAGCACCCGCGCACCGCGACGGCCGTCGGGTGGGTCGCCACTGCGTCCTGGAGAACCACGAACAGGTCAAGGTCGACATCGAGGGCGCCGGCCGCACCCAGTCCCCCGCCGACATGCGCAAGCTCGCGCAGCGGCTGGACGTCGGGGGTCTGCGGTGGCTGGCGCCGGCCGCAGCCGGGCAGAGCTGGTATCCCTACGGCTTCATGGAGGAACGACCGGACGACGACCCGTGGCTCGCCTGGTCGCTCGAAGCGGTCGACGAGCATCTGGGTCGCCTCGGCGCCGCGGGGTGGACGCCGGAGCGGGTGGTGCTGCTCGGGTTCTCCCAGGGGCCTGCCTGCTCGCGCACTGGGCGCTCCTGCACCCCAGGAGGTATGCCGGCCTCGTCGTCCTCACCGGTGATTA
This window contains:
- a CDS encoding YciI family protein; amino-acid sequence: MKYLVLLMADGELPSWSGMSQEEQGVMIEQFEEFGRACEARDGVEILGGEALGAGDTATTVRTRGGERVVTDGPYAEAVEQLGGFYLLEAPDLDVVLELLTVLPAYDMQVSPVVDPY
- a CDS encoding YciI family protein; protein product: MAQYTVLIIGAADRWWTSMSLAERTDGYAQYHKLGEALAAGGHTVVGGAELTQTAQARSIPAGGGAVTDGPYAEAVEQVGGYYQIETEDLDGMIECFQIIARTGDGIEVRPNVVPEDRPSADAVTS
- the ctlX gene encoding citrulline utilization hydrolase CtlX, which gives rise to MSAQAPSSVILIRAEKFVPNPATAADNAFQHDVPVGQSTEATSAAALAEMDAVAQALRDAGVRVHVFGDSDHTRPDSVFPNNWLSTHPGGYVAVYPMYASNRRHERRGDILEMLKADYRLQTIVDYSGLEPDGIFLEGTGAMVLDHVSRVAYTAVSHRADTHVLERFCSDFNYEPMPFDAVDAGGVPVYHTNVIACIGTEVALVALDLIADEQRRREVRERLEVTGREIVELSEEQVREFAGNAVELCGRTPEGRKRYIMAMSGRARRSLTGEQLTVIERSCEIVSVDIPTIELAGGSVRCMIAGVHLDPRPTGAPTPTATAEAIDEHPVSADGQVEDARRSGRRSSGPA
- a CDS encoding L-idonate 5-dehydrogenase, with protein sequence MLAVVVHGPGDLRVEEVPEPTCGPGEVVVAMEWGGICGSDVAYVRSGASGTAVLAEPLVLGHEVAGRVAQVGSDVRGVEVGTAVTLHPATLVGDHDVAEELLPRTNLWPQVRYLGSAAFRPHEQGGFSARRAVRPDQLRPLPGSVSTREGALAEPFGVALHAVRRAGDVAVRSVLVNGAGPIGALAVAAAKAAGAAHVYAADLSDAALEIAARMGADTVVRLADGEALPTDVEIAIEASGAPAALGGVIAAVRRGGVLVQVGNLPLGDMSAALGNIVTREIDYRGSYRFVDEISDALQLMASGVDVGPLMTHRFPLADAVEAFALAADRGTGSSKVMLDLTTASRTDARPPPGRRR
- a CDS encoding Nramp family divalent metal transporter is translated as MTVEPVRHETRTTFDATRDPYVLDERDIREPPTGFRAGLRFLGPGMITSAAVVGSGELLTATTLGAEVGFMLFWLVFVSTFVKVWVQVELARWSISTGRPAISGYADVPPKIAGRGWVAWLVLLMFLQFLIGQAGVIGGAALAFSMLLPIGGDPFAALSIGVWVLILVVVAILIHIANRYTIVENISTVLVMFITAFAIFMVFMVQFTEFAWSAGDIGDGLRFQVAAGGMGVALAMFGMTGVGAGEITAYTYWVVEKGYAAWAGPNDGSDAWVQRARGWIRVMKIDAWVAWAIYTISTAAFYMLGAAVLNPQGLDPAGNDVMEVISGIFSTAVGEWGSVLFLFGAGVALFKTIIANVPSLGRQVANTLSVFGAFEWTDRVVRDRWMRAIMIILPITWGTLAVAVQSPLALVIVAGILNAVFLMGVAVATLFLSFTQTDTRVKDGSAFMVLLVISAIAIFGVGVISLVDQF
- a CDS encoding iron chaperone; its protein translation is MPMPRRSSVDDYFDRLEEHQRPHLEQLRTLSREVAPEAREELKYNLPTYLADDGTHLWMLQNFKRHCSLRFSTEFFATQRDRVTEARFDSGAGFVKLPYDIDLPVDLLTSLMRARLGDVGAGTG
- a CDS encoding thiol-disulfide oxidoreductase DCC family protein — its product is MTAAGATRAVALVLYDADCGFCTRAAGWIPRLGAQVEVSSLQSHDLESLGVDEDRAGLEMPVVLEDGTIAYGHHAWAQVLLRSPQPWRLLGAALDSRVMEVPGAAVYRLVAANRGRLPGGTAACALPPSSGA
- a CDS encoding SRPBCC family protein, with product MREARRWIHASGPLPVDEAWERYADPDQWSSWAPHLRGVEIEASGEDRRLHPGLTGVVLGPVGVRAHFVVKAVDEAARRWSWEVRALGVTLQLLHTLDASKEATHAGLVLQGPLPVVLLYRPVARWALRRLVAVSARPRRG
- a CDS encoding NAD(P)/FAD-dependent oxidoreductase; its protein translation is MARHDVVVVGAGNAGVSLAARLLRVGAKDVAIVSPDRPHLFRPLLNYVAGGQATMPDLTRSTASVIPTGCTWVRDSAVAVHTDEREVELSDGARVGYGDLVLAPGLEEDLDAVPGLAEAMTTGWSLTAHLESQAPAVWDAVRGMSRGRVVFTIPPEPSPCGGTALKPLFLACDEWRRRGVLSDLDVHLVTPFTGILGLPFVDGRLDTQLGELGVSVHHESTVTAVDHRQRTVTVDGPAPTVLDGVDHAFVVPPYRGQGWLAPLAREGAAGQVDVDPETMAHRSAPRVWSLGDAAALDTRPSGGALRRQVEVLADNIASSRLGRPLRRYDGYTIVPVTLDRRRLLLAEFDRTGAQAPTTRLVDLSVPRRALWLFDRYVEPLLYFRALLRGRLLP
- a CDS encoding (2Fe-2S)-binding protein; protein product: MEQIQSQPVPAVVRWTRRLEQTEALDGAVSAVEPTITSLFGSGTTGWVLRGEWLGHALHPLLTDITMGSWTSATVLDVVGGPGSAPAAQRLVGLGLLTAGPTAWSGWAEWSETGTRDKRVGLVHAAGNALAASAYAASWLARRGGHHRLGALLAVGGAGASGAAAYLGGHLAVARDVGSRHPAFDDPAEIVA
- a CDS encoding MarR family winged helix-turn-helix transcriptional regulator, with the translated sequence MDGYPQLALDQQLCLPLYAASRAVTRRYAELLAEVGLTYPQYLTLLALWDAGEPLSVRDLGARLHLDSGTLTPLLKRMETAGLVRRVRDERDERRVLVWVTDSGWRLRDDVADVPERLAGGMGMSEAQGRDLRLLLDQVIGSLEGERTPQG
- a CDS encoding organic hydroperoxide resistance protein; the protein is MDTLYTATALATGDGRNGRIESSDGILAADVRAPKEMGGSGGATNPEQLFAAGYAACFHSALRGVAKRSGADTTDSEVVADVSIGPNGEGGFGLAVGLEVTLPHVGRADAEKLVEQAHQVCPYSNATRGNIEVTLSVA
- a CDS encoding alpha/beta fold hydrolase → MTALDEESAMPIDNPFYTPEVQGAYDLHSLGSFELEEGGVIPDLQLAVATFGELNEARDNAILIPTWFSGTHQTWELAYIGEGRALDPSTYFIVVVNQIGNGLSTSPHTADGEIAMAGFPQVRIGDDVRAQEQLLREVFGIERLALVVGGSMGAQQTWEWAVRFPDKVQRAAMIAGTAQNTPHDFLFTQTLMDAITSDPGWNGGDYASPADVADGLRRHADIWAVVGLSTEFWRSEFWRNIELPDVTWDTFEEFRDRFLRPTFGAMDPNALLSMAWKWQRGDVARHTGGDLTAALGRITAKTFVMPIDEDMFFPPRDCAREQELVPGSELRTLHSIAGHFGLFGFEESYLGEVDKHLSELLAAEV
- a CDS encoding FitA-like ribbon-helix-helix domain-containing protein, with amino-acid sequence MASIVIRGLDQSVKERLAAQAREHGRSMEAEARHILTRGTQHPNVGLALFWAAQEVGGIENLPVPERTDRARAADLG
- a CDS encoding type II toxin-antitoxin system VapC family toxin; this translates as MIVLDTNVLSEVLRPQPDGRVLAWLQTITGQVAITSITLAELLAGVRGLPDGRRKTVLGSQLEQALRPYRGTSAVLAFDDVAADHYTDVLAAREEAGLPISTADAQIAAICRAHAATCATRNTRDFELTGIQLVDPWVA